One stretch of Micromonospora echinospora DNA includes these proteins:
- a CDS encoding FAS1-like dehydratase domain-containing protein, translating into MANPDAQGVTGAPFRLDVERGKIREFALATGAADAAYLREENPVVQPTFLTTTFFWQGEDSNPWSAVELDQQRGLHAEQQYTFFGEPPRAGTRLTCQSRIGEIYTKVGRRGGEMTFAVMYTDFHDETGRLVARAKLTGVETARPPVTGDATQDGASA; encoded by the coding sequence GTGGCCAACCCCGACGCGCAGGGCGTCACCGGCGCCCCCTTCCGGCTCGACGTCGAGCGCGGCAAGATCCGCGAGTTCGCGCTGGCCACCGGAGCGGCTGACGCGGCCTACCTGCGGGAGGAGAACCCGGTCGTACAGCCGACGTTCCTCACGACGACCTTCTTCTGGCAGGGCGAGGACTCCAACCCGTGGTCCGCGGTCGAGCTCGACCAGCAGCGCGGCCTGCACGCCGAGCAGCAGTACACCTTCTTCGGCGAGCCGCCCCGCGCCGGCACCAGGCTCACCTGCCAGTCGCGCATCGGCGAGATCTACACCAAGGTGGGGCGTCGCGGCGGGGAGATGACCTTCGCCGTGATGTACACCGACTTCCACGACGAGACCGGGCGTCTCGTCGCCCGCGCCAAGCTCACCGGTGTCGAGACTGCCCGCCCGCCGGTCACCGGGGACGCGACGCAGGACGGAGCGTCCGCATGA
- a CDS encoding SDR family NAD(P)-dependent oxidoreductase, producing the protein MGALQGRVVVVTGAGRGLGREHALLAAAEGASVVVADTGAAADGTGSDPSVVEAVAAEITNAGGRAVASTADVATTEGARELLALARDTYGRVDGLVNNAGILRDRMFVNMSEDDWDAVIRGQLRSTFAPCRVFADHWRTESKAGNQPVASIVNVSSTSGIIGAVGQTNYGAGKAAIAALTVILAQEIGRYGVRVNAIVPVARTRMTQDLPGIGEMVAAPADPAAFDVYHPGNVSPLVAWLLTADVPVTGEVYYAKGGEIRRCAPWSYDWTIDKGARWTVEEIAKEMAARV; encoded by the coding sequence ATGGGAGCACTGCAGGGACGCGTCGTCGTCGTCACCGGTGCCGGCCGCGGCCTCGGCCGTGAGCACGCCCTGCTCGCCGCCGCCGAAGGCGCCTCGGTCGTCGTCGCCGACACCGGCGCCGCCGCCGACGGCACCGGCAGCGACCCCTCGGTCGTCGAGGCCGTCGCCGCCGAGATCACGAACGCCGGCGGGCGGGCCGTGGCCAGCACCGCGGACGTCGCCACCACCGAGGGCGCCCGCGAGCTGCTCGCGCTCGCCCGCGACACCTACGGACGCGTCGACGGCCTCGTCAACAACGCCGGCATCCTGCGGGACCGGATGTTCGTCAACATGAGCGAGGACGACTGGGACGCGGTGATCCGTGGCCAGCTGCGCTCGACGTTCGCGCCGTGCCGGGTGTTCGCCGACCACTGGCGCACCGAGTCCAAGGCCGGCAACCAGCCGGTCGCCTCGATCGTCAACGTCTCCTCGACCTCCGGCATCATCGGCGCCGTCGGGCAGACGAACTACGGCGCGGGCAAGGCCGCCATCGCCGCCCTCACCGTCATCCTCGCCCAGGAGATCGGCCGCTACGGCGTACGCGTCAACGCGATCGTCCCGGTCGCGCGTACCCGGATGACCCAGGACCTGCCCGGCATCGGCGAGATGGTCGCCGCCCCGGCCGATCCCGCCGCGTTCGACGTCTACCACCCGGGCAACGTCTCCCCGCTCGTCGCCTGGCTGCTCACCGCCGACGTGCCGGTGACCGGCGAGGTGTACTACGCCAAGGGCGGCGAGATCCGTCGCTGCGCGCCGTGGAGCTACGACTGGACCATCGACAAGGGCGCCCGCTGGACCGTCGAGGAGATCGCGAAGGAGATGGCCGCCCGTGTCTGA